A window of Actinomadura viridis genomic DNA:
AGAGCCGGACAGTAAAATCGGTGGGAATCCCCCCGCCGTCACGGAAGACTCGCCCAGGTCCCGGACGATCGCCGGGCGGTGTGAAGGGATAACGTGAAATGGGCCCTACCCAGGGAGAACGCGCGAGACTCGCACAAAGTTCGCTGGCGGGCCTGTCCGTGGGCGACGCCTTCGGCGACCAGTTCTTCAAACTCTCCAATCGTCACCTCTCGCGGGCCACCGACATCCCGCCGGGCCCCTGGGAGTGGTCGGACGACTCAGAGATGGCCTGCTCGCTCCTCGACGTCCTAAACCGGTACGGGCGAGTGGATCAGGACGCCCTCGCCGAATCGTTCGCCGCCCGCTTCGACATCTCCCGCCGCTACGGCGCGGGCGCGCTGGAACTCCTGGAGGGCCTGCGCGACGGCGACCACTGGCGGTCGGCCTCGACGGCGCTGTTCGGCGGCAACGGCTCGTACGGCAACGGCGCCGCCATGCGGGTGGCCCCTCTGGGCGCCTACTTCGCCGACGACCCCGACCGCGCCGCCGCCGAGGCCGCCCTGTCGGCCGAGGTCACCCACGCCCACCCCGAGGGCGTGGCCGGTGCCGTCGCGGTCGCCGCCGCGGCGGCCCACGCCGCGTCCTCGCGCGGACGCGACGCCGGCCCCGCCGCCCTCATCGAGGCCGCCCTGGCCCGCACGGCCCACGGCGAGT
This region includes:
- a CDS encoding ADP-ribosylglycohydrolase family protein, with product MGPTQGERARLAQSSLAGLSVGDAFGDQFFKLSNRHLSRATDIPPGPWEWSDDSEMACSLLDVLNRYGRVDQDALAESFAARFDISRRYGAGALELLEGLRDGDHWRSASTALFGGNGSYGNGAAMRVAPLGAYFADDPDRAAAEAALSAEVTHAHPEGVAGAVAVAAAAAHAASSRGRDAGPAALIEAALARTAHGEYVRRGLERALTLLDATPSEAAHVLGNGSRISAQDTVPFALWAAATRLTDYEAALRACVTVGGDMDTTAAITGGVVAAHQGAAAIPAAWLEAREPLPAWLTLTQAP